From the Mycobacterium noviomagense genome, the window CGGTCTGCTCGACGAACACATCGCGCGGCCGACATACCAGACCCGCAGCACGCGCGCGCGCACGACTTGCATGGCTGAGATGCTGTCGCCGCCGAGGTCGAAGAAGGAGTCGTCGATGCCGACGCGGTCGACTCCGAGTACTTGGCGTAGATGCCGGCCAGCATTTCTTCGACCGCGTTGGTGGGGGCGCGATACCGGCCGGCGAGGTATTCCGGTGCCGGCAGGGCGCGGGTGTCGAGCTTGCCGTTGGGGGTCAACGGCCACGCCTCGAGCACCACCACCGCGGCCGGCACCATGTGCGCCGGCAGCCGCTCGGCCAGCGCGGCGCGAAGCTCGGCCGGATCGGCGGCGCCGGTGATGTAGCCGATCAGGCGCTTGTCGCCGGGCGGTCTTCGCGGGCGATCACCACCGCCTGCGCCACACCTCGCACGCCGCTAGGGCGGCTGGATTTCGCCGAGCTCGATGCGATAGCCGCGGATCTTGACCTGCTCATCAGCACGGCCCAAATAATCGAGCTGCCCATCGGCACGCCAGCGCACCACATCCCCGGTCCGATACATCCGTGTTCCCGCACCGCCGAACGGACACGCCACAAACCGCGACGCCGTCAACGCAGCGCGGCCCATACCCGCACGCCACCCCGGCACCGGCCACATACAACTCACCGACCACACCGCGGGCACCGCACGCAACCACCCATCGAGCACGAACAACGCCGCCCCGGCCACCGGAGAACCGATCGGCGGGGTCCCCGACCCGGGGGTCAACGGTGCACTGATCGCCACACACATCGTGGTCTCGGTCGGCCCATAGGCGTTGACCATCACCCGATTCGCCGCCCAGCGATCCACCACCTCAGCCGGGCAGGCCTCACCGGCCATCACCAACGCCGTCGACTCCAAACCCTCAGCCGCCAACATCGCCACCGCCGACGGCGTCTGAGTCAGCACATCCACACGCTGGTCAACCAGCAA encodes:
- a CDS encoding AMP-binding protein, coding for MAVVDIDDPAIDAQPGTALPAPGAEAIAYVIYTSARPGCPKWRSPRQCDAVVGVVGCGPAGGGVWSQCHSLAFDVSVWEIFGALRGGRVVVVPDAVVGAPDELHALLVDQRVDVLTQTPSAVAMLAAEGLESTALVMAGEACPAEVVDRWAANRVMVNAYGPTETTMCVAISAPLTPGSGTPPIGSPVAGAALFVLDGWLRAVPAVWSVSCMWPVPGWRAGMGRAALTASRFVACPFGGAGTRMYRTGDVVRWRADGQLDYLGRADEQVKIRGYRIELGEIQPP